A stretch of Cytophagales bacterium DNA encodes these proteins:
- a CDS encoding DUF6443 domain-containing protein produces MRTNFYWQLTHSVAVTLLLILFCGYNLWAQIGEDNGGGQNTPTLEELVKIPPSPEAQAFIKYGSTPVSLYTGSPNISIPIHTIQGKDIQMPISLTYDASGVKVNQLATWVGLGWNLNAGGAVTRQQNGKVDDWITASPQYQMYYSDAFVGSGHTINEDYEFVKHFVDNGAWKPAGEYGRFYDFIDKVKEGYFETQPDVYSFSINGLSGTLFIDYSNLSAHCMEHPGLRVEVLTNGNTKNLVITGWIIDDTQGNRYTFSQVERTLVRQNNTTDDVQVYNSSWLITSIVSERDVIEFDYTAPQSWEKPQYVGSTEVYIDQNANENLDRRSGGSLPTYEITQSELRAILLNGNEEMTLLPSAEDRADLRGRNALEAIQISDVFGNELRSYYFNQSYFGDDMTDEYAVRLKLDGIELYGQGNGEAPQVYDFHYISGDLPRRGSFGQDYWGYYTGRDTSPTLIPYNAYFDQYNTTFQGANRTPNFQFAKRGTLKKITYPTGGTSEYHYQPHRSKTSVWQEGATEVLYNGVARGGQNDTDPYDFFQCDDAHGAYNTKPNGTDNLFLVKERTQYYMDIRADGIVVPNQLGNYQFFALYRSGDIISCDTPPGNTFDFCHYTDEVKQPCDFIDPVNGPSAFAEYQFFDQLPQGYNERFPITLDPGVYRVVMLNSDENITLQAKVTTPDVIDHHEVGGLRVFKIVDKSDATEMAQTRFFHYDALSRLPVFDETLFAGENGKGTLHLPLNFESSTKSTGFVSNGSFSGPGTTETVERGGNNKSNGDHYMTYPVVTEIAFDGTFDQGYVENYFHDKRTTHTAIYRKSINNNGKLYEQRTYDATKGLVQKQTNHYSNSTLGSEIGFGISPASLANPNSILDRYIHTELGSTDESVIYKFQAKTASGTDFCNWDGRNYWVWEASNQSQFDDQMVEALQLKNQFIAQGKLDVRLESWQADPVFIPRRGWIHVSYQQYNVVSCAAGVGELKISKFTLPMWWNRLDSTTTVQYFEEGSLRNVTRNTYDATYRHFQLVQSETINSDGSQSLQKLFYPHDITELSALAGLIENNNISELIRTETWRDGALQQTSQLDYNYYGGKILASGVRQSFKDHPLEDVFEITAYDNHGNPTEVIGRNQVPKTYLWAYDHTLPVFQIQNASLDEVNSVLLVHGVSDVNAQSETQLLQLGQFLRNDLPKARVTTVLYDPGVGMKLMKDANGRATAYEYDDFNRLRLVRDGQGTTDYNGNILQMHTYNYDEGYQRTFTYRTPRTTELSESASMALDKSQVSVTTQYVDGLGRLEQTVSKQASPNGKDLVSFVEFDGFGRNPVQYLPYAEGTTGTKKSHPVIEQINFFYGQGFGDDGDFAFSEQVFDQSPLNRVLTQHAPGLSWNREESPDRGVTSVYRTNMVSDQVIRWGLNDEGFYHDGLYPASNGSSEGSLIVSETTNENGFKTIEFKEKSGQVILKKVQKNTSEYLSTYYLYDDLNNLRYVIQPEGVRQFLNQGNTAVSPDWVGQFCFQYQYDYRNRMIVKKVPGAEASYMVYDLNDRLILSQQGNDHGLSDSGDANLELIYEDLAIDQYQGQSYALLNNKSGRLTSGFSFTSSAGESFRLTSNEVNYTSEWDFTKYDVYDRPVQTGRVSLVGNRDAIQSQVNGESVLNEASLSSGGLLLYTNQAFPRNINSSNVLTVSYYDDYDFTTETPPAGAEMGIKGLATGAKTKVLGSSDFMSTVSFYDEQLRVIKAVGDNHAGGNEVVTNSYINKVLPSIAQSVRTQTAHGFTTTVEENFAYDHADRLLSVTHRVDGQAPVTLLRNSYNERGELQEKELSNEELSTSYQYNIRGWLTHINGGTTFDSQEDVFGMELLYNAAGQYNGNIGQIKWKTVGGNGVFNGEQTYTYTYDGANRLKIARYTGQSNDMYNVGGNDAGIRYDNNGNILNLFRRGTGGISDDLLYAFTGNRLMRVDDQASEDPNALFLDGNTSGDDYAYDANGNMIQDLNKGITEIRYNHLNLPELVIKSNGDQIAYTYDAAGTKLRKVSTIGNNTEATDYLSGFHYVNNDLKFLQHAEGRAIRNGAYFAYEYNMTDHLGNVRASVNRDGVLKQRDDYYPFGLSFNSSATSPENLYKYNGKEEQRGWGVFDYQARFYDPALGKFLAIDPHSENYLAWSPYNYVGGNPILRIDPDGKDWEDVVKGFKALGNHLSETFSSSGAKNVADGFSEAGQIMNSGLGDGYGAVFGEDSKAGVSAEGKINFGLQIAGEVEKGAGLTANLGALTIIKGKIGISLSSEGVSFNFDIDPIGGEGGIEGESEFSASLLAGGGVKNTITLDENGFQDKFSGSVGVAGVSAELENNLTTGQVDSKLKAGANFNIALFLGISGGVNAEIEKNVRAKREE; encoded by the coding sequence ATGAGGACTAATTTCTATTGGCAATTGACTCATAGCGTAGCTGTGACATTGCTCTTAATACTCTTTTGCGGGTATAACCTATGGGCACAAATAGGTGAAGACAATGGGGGTGGGCAGAACACCCCAACGTTGGAGGAATTGGTGAAAATTCCACCTTCTCCGGAAGCCCAGGCATTCATTAAGTATGGAAGCACGCCTGTTTCCTTATACACAGGTTCTCCTAATATTTCCATTCCCATCCATACCATACAAGGAAAGGATATTCAGATGCCCATTAGTTTGACCTATGATGCGTCCGGAGTGAAAGTGAATCAGCTAGCCACCTGGGTGGGCTTGGGTTGGAACCTCAATGCCGGAGGTGCAGTAACTCGTCAACAGAATGGCAAAGTGGATGATTGGATTACTGCATCACCTCAATATCAAATGTACTACAGTGATGCATTTGTAGGTAGTGGCCATACCATCAATGAGGATTATGAGTTTGTAAAGCACTTTGTCGATAATGGTGCGTGGAAACCAGCTGGAGAATATGGAAGGTTTTATGATTTCATAGATAAGGTAAAAGAAGGATATTTCGAAACGCAACCGGACGTGTACTCTTTTAGTATCAACGGGCTTAGTGGGACACTCTTTATCGATTACTCCAACCTGAGCGCCCATTGCATGGAGCATCCTGGATTGCGAGTAGAAGTGTTGACCAACGGCAATACCAAGAATCTAGTCATCACAGGTTGGATCATTGATGATACACAAGGAAACCGATATACCTTCAGTCAGGTGGAAAGGACCCTTGTCCGACAAAACAATACGACGGATGATGTGCAGGTGTACAATTCCTCCTGGTTGATCACCAGTATCGTTTCTGAGCGAGATGTCATTGAGTTTGATTACACTGCTCCACAGTCATGGGAAAAGCCTCAGTATGTCGGAAGTACTGAAGTGTACATAGATCAGAATGCGAACGAGAATCTTGATCGACGTTCAGGTGGTTCACTTCCTACTTATGAGATCACCCAGTCTGAGCTGCGGGCTATTTTGTTGAATGGTAATGAAGAAATGACGCTGCTCCCAAGTGCCGAGGATCGTGCGGATCTTCGCGGGCGAAACGCCCTTGAAGCGATTCAGATCAGTGATGTCTTTGGCAATGAATTGAGGAGTTACTACTTCAATCAGTCCTACTTTGGCGATGACATGACGGATGAATATGCCGTGCGCCTGAAACTAGATGGTATTGAACTGTATGGACAGGGAAATGGGGAAGCGCCCCAGGTCTATGATTTCCATTATATCTCAGGTGATTTGCCCAGAAGAGGTTCTTTTGGCCAGGACTATTGGGGTTACTATACGGGTAGAGATACGAGCCCTACTTTGATTCCATATAATGCCTATTTTGATCAGTACAATACCACATTTCAAGGAGCAAACCGGACACCTAACTTTCAATTTGCGAAACGGGGTACGTTAAAAAAGATCACTTACCCGACAGGAGGAACATCGGAATACCATTATCAACCCCATCGATCCAAAACTTCAGTTTGGCAGGAAGGGGCAACGGAAGTCTTGTATAATGGAGTGGCAAGAGGAGGACAAAATGATACAGATCCCTACGACTTTTTTCAATGTGATGATGCGCATGGCGCATACAACACAAAACCTAATGGAACAGATAACCTATTTCTGGTAAAGGAAAGGACGCAATACTATATGGATATCCGGGCCGATGGAATTGTTGTACCTAATCAATTGGGCAACTATCAGTTTTTCGCGCTCTATCGATCCGGGGATATCATTTCCTGCGACACACCTCCAGGAAACACGTTTGACTTTTGTCACTATACCGATGAGGTTAAGCAGCCTTGCGATTTTATTGATCCGGTAAATGGTCCGTCTGCTTTCGCAGAATACCAGTTCTTTGATCAATTGCCGCAAGGATATAACGAACGATTCCCGATTACCCTGGATCCAGGTGTCTATCGTGTAGTGATGTTGAATTCGGATGAAAACATAACGCTGCAAGCTAAGGTGACCACACCTGATGTGATTGATCATCATGAAGTAGGGGGCTTAAGGGTTTTTAAAATTGTGGATAAATCCGATGCTACTGAAATGGCACAAACCCGGTTTTTCCATTACGACGCACTTTCCAGACTTCCTGTTTTTGACGAGACTTTATTTGCAGGAGAAAACGGCAAGGGCACCTTACACTTGCCTCTGAACTTTGAGTCTAGTACCAAATCCACTGGATTTGTGTCAAATGGAAGCTTTTCTGGCCCAGGAACTACTGAAACCGTAGAACGGGGCGGAAACAACAAGTCAAACGGTGATCACTACATGACCTATCCCGTGGTTACGGAGATTGCTTTTGATGGAACATTTGATCAGGGCTATGTTGAAAACTATTTTCACGATAAGCGTACCACGCATACCGCTATCTATCGAAAGTCAATTAATAATAATGGGAAACTCTACGAGCAGCGAACGTATGATGCGACCAAAGGATTAGTTCAAAAACAAACCAATCATTATTCTAATTCGACTTTAGGTAGTGAAATCGGCTTTGGGATTTCGCCTGCTTCTCTGGCTAATCCAAATAGTATTCTCGATCGATACATACATACTGAGTTGGGTAGTACGGATGAATCTGTCATATACAAGTTCCAGGCCAAAACTGCCAGTGGAACTGATTTTTGCAATTGGGATGGCCGGAACTATTGGGTATGGGAAGCCAGCAATCAAAGTCAGTTTGATGATCAAATGGTTGAGGCGCTGCAGTTGAAAAATCAATTCATTGCCCAGGGTAAATTAGATGTGAGGCTTGAATCCTGGCAAGCTGATCCTGTTTTTATCCCCAGGAGAGGCTGGATCCATGTTTCTTATCAGCAGTACAATGTGGTGAGCTGTGCTGCAGGGGTTGGAGAATTGAAGATATCCAAATTCACGCTCCCTATGTGGTGGAACCGACTAGATAGTACCACAACCGTTCAGTATTTTGAGGAAGGTTCTTTAAGAAACGTAACCCGGAACACCTACGATGCTACATATCGACATTTTCAATTGGTTCAGAGCGAGACAATTAATAGTGACGGTTCGCAATCCCTCCAGAAATTGTTTTACCCACACGACATAACCGAACTCTCCGCTTTAGCAGGATTGATAGAGAACAACAATATCTCAGAACTGATCAGGACGGAAACTTGGAGGGATGGAGCACTTCAGCAGACATCTCAGTTAGACTACAATTATTACGGTGGCAAAATCCTGGCTTCCGGTGTACGACAGTCTTTCAAGGACCATCCGCTGGAAGACGTTTTTGAAATTACTGCTTATGATAATCATGGTAATCCCACTGAAGTTATTGGCCGTAATCAAGTTCCAAAGACCTATTTATGGGCCTATGACCATACGTTACCCGTATTCCAGATTCAGAATGCTTCTTTGGATGAAGTCAATTCGGTTTTATTGGTGCACGGTGTGTCGGATGTAAATGCACAATCAGAGACACAACTCTTACAACTAGGACAATTCCTGAGAAATGATCTTCCTAAAGCCCGGGTTACGACGGTTTTGTACGATCCAGGAGTAGGCATGAAGTTGATGAAAGATGCAAACGGTCGAGCTACTGCCTATGAGTATGATGATTTTAACAGGCTTCGTCTCGTGCGTGATGGTCAGGGAACAACCGACTACAATGGTAACATCCTTCAAATGCATACCTACAATTACGATGAAGGCTATCAGCGAACATTCACCTATCGAACCCCCAGGACCACTGAGCTATCAGAAAGTGCTTCGATGGCATTGGACAAGTCACAAGTAAGCGTAACTACCCAATACGTGGATGGGCTTGGACGACTCGAGCAAACCGTGAGTAAGCAAGCTTCTCCCAATGGAAAAGACCTGGTGTCTTTTGTTGAATTTGATGGGTTTGGTCGGAATCCCGTCCAATATTTACCCTATGCCGAGGGCACTACTGGTACTAAAAAGTCCCATCCGGTAATCGAGCAGATCAATTTCTTCTATGGACAAGGATTTGGAGACGATGGAGACTTTGCCTTTAGCGAGCAAGTGTTTGATCAGTCCCCGCTCAATCGGGTATTGACACAACATGCTCCTGGTCTCTCCTGGAACAGAGAGGAGTCTCCAGATAGAGGCGTGACTTCAGTGTACCGCACAAACATGGTGTCAGATCAAGTGATTCGGTGGGGGTTGAATGACGAAGGATTTTATCACGATGGCCTCTATCCCGCTTCAAATGGAAGCAGTGAAGGATCCCTAATCGTTTCTGAGACCACTAACGAAAATGGATTTAAAACCATTGAGTTTAAGGAAAAATCAGGTCAGGTGATCCTGAAGAAAGTGCAAAAGAACACCTCGGAATACCTATCGACCTATTATTTGTACGACGATTTGAATAATCTACGATATGTAATTCAACCTGAGGGCGTTCGCCAGTTTTTGAACCAGGGGAATACGGCTGTGAGTCCGGATTGGGTTGGTCAATTCTGTTTCCAATATCAATATGACTATCGCAATCGGATGATTGTGAAAAAAGTACCTGGAGCCGAAGCCTCATATATGGTTTATGATTTGAACGACCGCTTGATACTAAGCCAGCAAGGGAATGATCACGGACTTTCAGATTCAGGTGATGCGAATTTGGAATTGATCTACGAAGACCTGGCAATTGATCAATATCAGGGGCAATCCTATGCTTTGTTGAATAACAAATCAGGAAGGTTGACAAGTGGCTTTAGTTTCACTTCTTCTGCAGGTGAATCTTTCAGGCTGACGTCCAATGAAGTGAATTACACCAGCGAATGGGATTTCACCAAGTATGATGTGTATGATCGACCCGTTCAGACCGGACGTGTTTCACTGGTGGGTAACCGCGATGCCATTCAAAGTCAGGTCAATGGTGAAAGTGTGCTGAATGAAGCGTCGCTTAGTTCAGGAGGGCTGTTGTTGTACACCAATCAGGCTTTTCCGCGAAACATCAATTCATCAAACGTTTTGACGGTCAGTTATTATGATGATTATGACTTCACGACGGAAACGCCACCTGCTGGTGCTGAGATGGGCATAAAAGGGTTGGCTACCGGAGCGAAAACGAAAGTCCTTGGTTCCAGTGATTTTATGAGTACGGTAAGCTTTTATGATGAGCAATTGCGTGTGATTAAAGCTGTCGGTGACAATCATGCCGGAGGAAATGAGGTGGTTACTAACTCCTATATTAACAAGGTGTTGCCTTCAATCGCTCAATCCGTTCGAACGCAGACAGCACATGGTTTCACAACTACTGTGGAGGAGAATTTTGCCTACGATCACGCCGATCGATTATTGTCCGTTACGCATCGCGTTGATGGTCAGGCTCCCGTGACCTTGCTTCGCAATAGCTACAATGAGAGGGGCGAACTTCAGGAGAAAGAACTCAGTAACGAAGAATTGTCTACAAGTTACCAATACAACATCCGGGGCTGGTTAACGCACATCAATGGTGGTACCACCTTTGATAGCCAGGAAGATGTATTCGGAATGGAATTGTTGTACAATGCCGCAGGTCAGTACAATGGCAATATCGGTCAAATAAAATGGAAGACTGTAGGAGGAAATGGAGTCTTCAATGGAGAACAAACTTATACCTACACCTACGATGGGGCCAACCGTTTGAAAATAGCTCGTTACACGGGTCAGTCCAATGATATGTATAATGTCGGTGGCAATGATGCTGGGATACGGTATGATAACAATGGAAACATTCTGAACCTATTCCGGCGTGGCACTGGCGGTATCTCCGACGATCTTTTATATGCCTTTACCGGGAACCGACTGATGCGGGTGGATGATCAGGCATCTGAAGATCCCAATGCCTTGTTTTTGGATGGTAACACCTCAGGAGACGATTATGCTTACGATGCCAACGGTAACATGATCCAGGACCTGAATAAGGGGATCACTGAGATCAGGTACAATCATTTGAACCTGCCAGAATTGGTGATCAAGTCCAATGGAGATCAAATTGCCTATACCTATGATGCTGCAGGAACCAAGCTGCGGAAGGTATCAACGATTGGAAATAATACTGAAGCGACCGATTACCTGAGTGGCTTTCATTACGTGAACAATGACCTGAAGTTCCTGCAACATGCCGAAGGTCGGGCCATTAGAAATGGTGCTTATTTCGCTTACGAATACAACATGACCGATCATTTGGGGAATGTCAGGGCCTCTGTGAACCGAGATGGCGTATTGAAACAGCGTGATGATTATTATCCGTTTGGGTTGAGTTTCAATTCAAGTGCAACAAGCCCCGAGAATTTGTATAAGTACAATGGGAAAGAAGAGCAACGGGGATGGGGAGTATTTGACTATCAGGCTAGATTCTATGATCCGGCACTAGGGAAATTTCTAGCGATAGATCCTCACTCAGAGAACTATCTGGCATGGTCACCTTACAATTATGTCGGAGGTAACCCGATTCTCAGAATTGATCCTGATGGTAAGGATTGGGAAGATGTAGTTAAAGGATTCAAAGCATTAGGGAATCACCTAAGTGAAACTTTTTCAAGTTCTGGTGCCAAGAATGTTGCTGATGGGTTTTCGGAAGCCGGTCAAATCATGAATTCAGGGTTAGGGGATGGTTACGGAGCCGTTTTCGGAGAAGATAGTAAAGCAGGTGTTTCTGCAGAAGGGAAAATTAACTTTGGATTACAAATTGCCGGAGAGGTTGAAAAAGGAGCAGGTTTGACAGCAAATCTTGGAGCACTCACAATAATCAAGGGTAAAATTGGAATAAGTCTGTCTTCCGAAGGCGTAAGTTTCAATTTTGATATTGATCCTATTGGTGGGGAAGGAGGAATCGAAGGTGAATCAGAATTCAGCGCGTCTTTATTAGCAGGTGGCGGTGTTAAGAATACAATAACTTTAGATGAAAATGGGTTTCAAGATAAATTTTCAGGTTCAGTTGGGGTTGCTGGAGTTTCTGCGGAGTTGGAAAATAATCTGACAACAGGTCAAGTTGATTCGAAACTCAAAGCGGGAGCTAATTTTAATATAGCACTTTTTCTTGGTATTTCTGGAGGTGTTAATGCTGAAATTGAGAAGAATGTTCGAGCAAAAAGAGAGGAATAA